From Uloborus diversus isolate 005 chromosome 8, Udiv.v.3.1, whole genome shotgun sequence, a single genomic window includes:
- the LOC129227606 gene encoding LOW QUALITY PROTEIN: H(+)/Cl(-) exchange transporter 5-like (The sequence of the model RefSeq protein was modified relative to this genomic sequence to represent the inferred CDS: deleted 1 base in 1 codon), whose product METDILVKWSKNGCHVLQNENQRKYLSVNGCVSELNSASNTEAIHGKLIRSISSDEEMIDITAGGESMDNLFEHSHASHIPSLSQEKEIDDLPPGIGQYDDFHTIDWQRDIARDRMRHRYIVKKRGNSICDLIRGVHDAWSGWLCVLLVGLAAGGVSAVIDIGCSWMKDLKDGICPQAFWLNREQCCWSSYDTFYEGDKCPQWHTWAEEFGLKAAESGDSSINAGSYIVEYIMYILWSLLFASLAALLVKTFAPYACGSGIPEIKTILSGFIIRGYLGKWTLTIKSVCMMLAVSAGLSLGKEGPLVHVACCIGNIFSYLFPKYGKNEAKKREILSAASAAGVSVAFGAPIGGVLFSLEEVSYYFPLKTLWRSFFCALVAAFVLRSINPFGNDHLVMFYVQKTRPWIFIELVPFVILGILGGVVGSIFIKANIKWCKYRKESKLGQYPISEVLLITLITAVLNFPNEYTRMNSSDLIKLLFSQCGIANVSPLCDYNRNFTQVNSPVEMAEAQSGVYKSVALLCLALVFKLVITVFTFGIKVPAGLFIPSMAMGAIMGRMVGIGMEQIAMSYSDWKLLEKACPEGESCMSPGLYAMVGAAACLAGVTRMTVSLVVIMFELTGSVNYIVPLMAAVMASKWVGDALGKEGIYDAHIHLNGYPFLDSKEEFSHTTLAADVMKPKRNEGPLCVITQDSMTVENIETILNTTDHNGFPVVVSTESQYLVGFVLRRDLSLAIANAKRTQDGVVSNSKVVFTSHVPTPYVGPPPVKLRKILDLAPITITDQTPMETVVDMFRKLGLRQTLVIHNERLLGIITKKDVLRHIKQLTNQDPESVLFN is encoded by the exons ATGGAAACTGATATATTGGTGAAATGGTCAAAAAATGGTTGTCatgttttacaaaatgaaaatcaacGAAAATATCTGTCAGTAAATGGTTGTGTTAGTGAACTAAATTCAGCTTCCAACACTGAAGCGATTCATGGTAAGCTCATTCGTTCTATTAGTAGCGATGAAGAAATGATTGATATCACTGCAGGCGGAGAAAGCATGGATAACCTTTTCGAACACTCGCATGCGTCGCACATCCCTTCACTCTctcaagaaaaagaaattgatGACTTGCCACCTGGTATTGGTCAATATGACGATTTTCACACCATTGATTGGCAACGAGACATCGCTAGAGATCGAATGAGGCATCGATACATAGTGAAAAAGAGAGGA AACTCCATATGTGATTTGATTCGGGGAGTTCATGATGCATGGTCCGGATGGCTTTGTGTTCTATTGGTTGGACTGGCCGCTGGCGGCGTCTCTGCCGTCATTGATATTGGCTGCAGTTGGATGAAAGACCTGAAGGATGGTATCTGTCCGCAAGCTTTCTGGCTGAATCGAGAACAGTGTTGCTGGTCCTCTTATGACACCTTCTATGAAGGTGACAAATGTCCACAGTGGCATACCTGGGCAGAAGAATTTGGTTTGAAGGCAGCCGAATCTGGTGACTCTAGCATAAATGCAGGGTCATATATTGTAGAATACATCATGTATATTTTGTGGAGCCTTCTCTTTGCGTCACTTGCGGCATTGCTAGTTAAAACATTTGCACCGTACGCTTGTGGATCTGGGATACCTGAAATTAAAACCATTTTGAGCGGATTCATCATACGTGGCTACTTGGGAAAGTGGACTTTAACGATTAAATCGGTTTGCATGATGTTAGCCGTTTCTGCTGGTCTGAGCCTGGGTAAAGAAGGTCCGTTAGTACATGTTGCTTGCTGCATTGGGAACATTTTTTCATACCTTTTCCCTAAGTATGGGAAAAATGAAGCGAAAAAGAGGGAGATTCTGTCTGCTGCATCAGCTGCTGGTGTCTCTGTTGCTTTTGGCGCCCCGATTGGCGGGGTTCTGTTCAGTCTTGAAGAAGTTAGCTACTACTTTCCTCTGAAAACTTTGTGGCGCTCATTTTTCTGTGCCCTTGTTGCAGCTTTTGTCTTAAGGTCAATCAATCCTTTTGGAAACGATCATCTGGTGATGTTTTATGTCCAAAAAACAAGGCCATGGATCTTTATTGAACTTGTTCCTTTCGTCATTTTAGGTATTTTAGGAGGCGTTGTAGGTTCAATATTTATCAAAGCAAATATAAAATGGTGCAAGTATCGCAAGGAATCGAAACTCGGCCAGTATCCCATATCGGAAGTTTTGCTTATCACGCTCATCACTGCAGTGTTAAATTTTCCCAATGAGTACACGCGAATGAACTCAAGTGACCTGATTAAGTTGTTATTTAGTCAGTGTGGCATTGCTAATGTTTCTCCTTTGTGTGATTACAATCGTAACTTTACCCAGGTCAACAGTCCTGTCGAAATGGCCGAGGCACAATCTGGTGTTTATAAATCTGTTGCTCTGTTGTgtttagctctagttttcaagctTGTCATCACAGTCTTCACATTTGGGATTAAAGTACCTGCCGGCCTCTTTATACCAAGCATGGCGATGGGTGCAATAATGGGAAGAATGGTTGGCATCGGCATGGAACAAATAGCTATGTCATACAGCGACTGGAAGCTGTTAGAAAAAGCCTGTCCTGAAGGTGAGAGCTGCATGTCTCCTGGACTGTATGCTATGGTTGGTGCTGCAGCATGTTTAGCTGGTGTTACGAGAATGACAGTGTCTTTGGTAGTCATTATGTTTGAGCTTACTGGAAGCGTCAACTATATCGTACCACTCATGGCGGCTGTGATGGCAAGCAAATGGGTCGGAGATGCTCTCGGCAAAGAAGGGATCTATGATGCTCACATTCATCTGAATGGTTATCCATTTTTGGACAGCAAAGAGGAGTTTAGTCATACGACTCTAGCTGCAGACGTAATGAAGCCAAAGAGAAACGAAGGTCCTTTATGTGTGATAACACAAGATAGTATGACAGTGGAAAATATCGAGACCATCTTGAATACAACCGATCATAACGGATTCCCGGTTGTCGTGTCCACGGAATCCCAGTATTTAGTGGGATTTGTATTGAGGCGAGATTTGAGTTTAGCCATTGCAAATGCCAAAAGGACTCAAGACGGTGTTGTCTCAAATTCAAAAGTTGTTTTCACAAGTCATGTACCTACTCCTTACGTAGGGCCACCGCCAGTAAAGCTTCGTAAAATCCTCGACTTGGCTCCTATTACGATTACGGATCAGACCCCCATGGAGACGGTCGTTGATATGTTTCGTAAGCTTGGCTTGAGACAAACATTAGTCATTCACAATGAACGTCTTCTTGGAATCATTACTAAAAAGGATGTGCTTAGGCACATTAAACAGCTGACTAATCAAGATCCTGAATCTGTGTTGTTCAACTAA